From one [Ruminococcus] lactaris ATCC 29176 genomic stretch:
- a CDS encoding SIS domain-containing protein, whose protein sequence is MMVKFDENQILKNGEYIYAQRAEIEKIADAVCEKGFDNILFTSSGGSLAMMQPFDYMISVMSNLNVQSQISAELLVEGNNHLTDKTLVFMASKSGDTKETVAAAKYVKEKGATIVSVLGVDNSPMGELSDYSVVYKDGRPQEYVLYMLIGKLLENKGFFDDYKQFADELKNLPAALVSVGKASEPKARAYAEKYKDDPYQIWIGSGNLWGPTYSFAMCVLEESQWLRTKSVTSPEFFHGTIELVEKGVCVALNMTEGQTRKLDQRVKDFVGQYTDDFTVFDTADYELPGISDKFRWMLSPVVINAVLSRVSKNFEQIRDHSLDIRRYYRKVEY, encoded by the coding sequence ATGATGGTAAAGTTTGATGAAAACCAGATTTTGAAAAACGGAGAATATATTTATGCTCAGAGAGCAGAGATTGAAAAAATAGCAGATGCTGTTTGCGAGAAAGGGTTTGACAATATTTTGTTTACTTCTTCAGGTGGTTCACTTGCAATGATGCAGCCTTTTGACTATATGATTTCAGTAATGTCCAATTTGAATGTACAATCACAGATTTCAGCAGAACTTCTTGTTGAGGGAAATAATCATCTTACAGATAAGACATTAGTATTTATGGCATCAAAATCAGGAGATACAAAAGAGACAGTTGCTGCAGCTAAGTATGTCAAAGAAAAAGGAGCAACGATTGTGTCTGTTTTAGGAGTTGACAATTCGCCGATGGGTGAGTTATCAGATTATTCAGTTGTATACAAAGACGGAAGACCACAAGAGTATGTTTTGTATATGCTAATCGGAAAATTGTTGGAAAATAAAGGATTCTTTGATGATTACAAACAGTTTGCAGATGAATTGAAGAATCTTCCTGCAGCTCTGGTATCTGTAGGAAAAGCAAGTGAGCCAAAAGCAAGAGCATATGCAGAGAAGTATAAAGATGATCCATATCAGATTTGGATTGGCTCAGGTAATTTGTGGGGACCTACATATTCATTTGCAATGTGCGTATTAGAGGAATCACAGTGGCTGAGAACAAAATCTGTAACATCTCCGGAATTTTTCCACGGAACAATTGAATTGGTGGAAAAAGGAGTTTGTGTAGCTTTAAATATGACAGAAGGACAGACTAGAAAATTGGATCAGCGAGTAAAAGATTTTGTAGGACAGTATACAGATGACTTTACAGTATTTGATACAGCAGATTATGAATTGCCTGGTATTAGTGACAAATTTAGATGGATGCTTTCTCCGGTTGTGATTAACGCGGTA
- a CDS encoding PTS system mannose/fructose/sorbose family transporter subunit IID, with amino-acid sequence MTTSNTAEQKSVIGKKELRSIFLRSLSLEYSWNYERQQNMGYCFAMLPAIKKIYQKKEDQIAAAKRHMEFFNTTPYISTAVFGISTAMEESNARNEDFDTSSINNVKVALMGPLAGIGDSMFWGTLRVIATGIGTSLAMQGSILGPLLFWLIFNVPAFAVRYICLKFGYKFGTSFLNKIEESGMMPKLTFGAAVLGLMVIGAMIPSMITVNIAGAIGSGDAAVKVQEILDGIMPNLVPFAMTLGIYGLLQKKVKVSWILIVLMIVGIVGALLGIF; translated from the coding sequence ATGACGACTTCTAATACAGCAGAACAGAAGAGTGTAATTGGAAAGAAGGAATTAAGATCAATCTTTTTACGTTCATTATCTTTGGAATACTCTTGGAATTATGAGAGACAACAGAATATGGGATATTGTTTTGCAATGCTTCCTGCGATTAAAAAGATTTATCAGAAAAAAGAAGACCAGATAGCAGCAGCAAAACGCCACATGGAATTTTTTAATACAACACCATACATTTCAACGGCGGTATTTGGAATTTCAACAGCAATGGAAGAGAGCAATGCTAGAAATGAAGATTTTGATACATCATCCATTAACAATGTAAAGGTTGCATTGATGGGACCATTAGCAGGTATTGGAGATTCTATGTTCTGGGGAACGCTTCGAGTAATTGCAACAGGAATAGGTACATCTCTTGCCATGCAAGGTAGTATCCTGGGACCACTTTTATTCTGGCTTATATTCAACGTGCCGGCATTTGCAGTTCGATATATTTGCTTAAAATTCGGATATAAATTTGGAACAAGTTTTCTGAATAAGATTGAAGAATCAGGTATGATGCCTAAATTGACATTTGGTGCAGCAGTACTTGGACTTATGGTAATTGGTGCAATGATACCGAGTATGATAACGGTTAATATTGCTGGAGCTATCGGAAGTGGTGATGCAGCAGTAAAGGTACAGGAAATCTTAGATGGTATTATGCCAAACCTTGTTCCATTTGCAATGACATTAGGAATTTATGGGCTTTTACAGAAAAAAGTCAAAGTTTCATGGATATTGATCGTGCTTATGATTGTAGGAATTGTTGGAGCACTTTTAGGTATTTTTTAA
- a CDS encoding PTS mannose/fructose/sorbose/N-acetylgalactosamine transporter subunit IIC: protein MLVQAILIGLIAMFVTFEWMFGTNLGSRPIITGMLVGLVMGDLKTGIILGATLEMVFIGSITLGAAVPPDVITGGVLGAAFAISTGKGADVALALAFPIATLYLVVDNVLTLGILPFFLHKADNYIEKGDFKGMERMHILGGFVVKSLPRGIICAVAFYLGTPVMNRVLEAIPEFVQNGLVAAAGFIPALGIALLAQMILSKKTMVYFILGFALAAYLKIPMLGIAMMAGCLAVILVQMQGTQKVAVQEVEDDDDF, encoded by the coding sequence ATGTTAGTTCAGGCAATTCTAATAGGGTTGATTGCCATGTTTGTTACCTTTGAGTGGATGTTTGGAACAAACTTAGGATCACGTCCAATTATTACAGGAATGCTTGTTGGACTGGTTATGGGTGATTTGAAAACGGGAATCATTCTTGGTGCAACCCTTGAAATGGTATTTATTGGTTCTATTACACTTGGAGCAGCAGTTCCACCAGATGTAATTACAGGTGGTGTTTTAGGTGCCGCATTTGCAATTTCAACGGGAAAAGGTGCAGATGTAGCGTTGGCACTGGCGTTCCCAATCGCAACATTATATTTGGTTGTTGACAATGTACTTACACTTGGAATACTTCCGTTCTTTTTACATAAAGCAGATAACTATATAGAAAAAGGCGATTTTAAAGGAATGGAGCGAATGCATATACTAGGTGGATTTGTGGTGAAAAGTTTGCCAAGAGGAATTATATGTGCAGTAGCATTTTATCTAGGAACACCAGTTATGAACCGAGTTCTTGAAGCGATTCCAGAGTTTGTTCAGAACGGACTTGTGGCAGCAGCAGGATTTATTCCGGCACTTGGAATTGCTCTGCTTGCACAGATGATTTTGTCTAAGAAAACAATGGTATATTTTATTCTTGGATTTGCATTAGCTGCTTATCTCAAGATTCCAATGCTTGGAATTGCAATGATGGCAGGATGTTTAGCAGTTATCCTTGTGCAGATGCAGGGAACACAGAAAGTAGCAGTACAGGAGGTGGAAGACGATGACGACTTCTAA
- a CDS encoding PTS sugar transporter subunit IIB translates to MIKLLRVDHRLLHGQVAMAWTQSLDSDCILIANDAVVNDNIRKTTMKLAKPNGVKLVMKNIEDSIAALNAGVTDKYKLFIVVESIEDAYRLAKGYAGIRSINLGGCKPKEDIVKTLYKTIPVTARDEEMLKELLNDGIEIEIRQVPGEQKVKVSKNM, encoded by the coding sequence ATGATTAAATTATTAAGAGTAGACCACAGATTATTACATGGTCAGGTCGCTATGGCGTGGACACAATCGTTAGATTCAGATTGCATTTTAATTGCAAATGATGCGGTTGTGAATGATAACATTCGGAAAACAACAATGAAATTGGCTAAGCCAAATGGGGTGAAGCTCGTTATGAAAAATATTGAAGATTCCATCGCTGCATTAAATGCGGGTGTTACAGATAAATATAAATTATTTATCGTTGTAGAGAGTATTGAGGATGCATATCGATTGGCCAAAGGATATGCAGGAATACGATCTATCAATCTTGGCGGTTGTAAGCCAAAGGAAGACATTGTTAAGACACTTTATAAGACAATTCCAGTTACTGCCCGGGATGAGGAAATGTTAAAAGAGTTGTTAAACGATGGAATTGAAATTGAAATCAGGCAGGTGCCTGGTGAACAGAAAGTAAAAGTATCAAAGAACATGTGA
- a CDS encoding PTS sugar transporter subunit IIA: MNKILLASHGPLANGMKKTAEFLMGQNENVETLCAYVDEQSKDLPAMVEKWMNERNPEDQWVVITDIFGGSINNEFMIRAQEGGYWLIAGMNLPLVLSLWYETENLTEKQLETNISEASEGIVLCNKLLSEDTVEEDDGF, translated from the coding sequence ATGAACAAAATATTGCTTGCTAGTCATGGCCCCTTGGCAAACGGAATGAAAAAGACAGCGGAATTTTTAATGGGGCAAAATGAAAATGTAGAAACTCTATGCGCTTATGTAGATGAGCAATCTAAGGATCTTCCGGCAATGGTAGAAAAGTGGATGAACGAAAGAAATCCAGAAGACCAGTGGGTTGTTATCACAGATATATTTGGCGGAAGTATCAATAACGAATTTATGATAAGAGCACAAGAGGGGGGGTATTGGTTAATAGCAGGAATGAATCTCCCATTAGTTCTTAGTTTGTGGTATGAAACGGAAAATTTAACAGAGAAGCAATTGGAAACTAATATTTCAGAAGCAAGTGAAGGTATTGTTTTATGCAATAAGTTATTGTCTGAGGATACAGTAGAGGAAGACGATGGATTTTAA